A section of the Kribbella sp. HUAS MG21 genome encodes:
- a CDS encoding methyltransferase, whose translation MDDVITVDDTFSADRALRLIGRGSALHWTGDFHNAKQLLAALGRRVPVRRDGPFHTQRRRQAERARILNSLHVPMHDHTITLRRAPDVRAAYEEAFGPQGKEGPGEERPHGDRPGRERTPAAGPRWVPLRELLGVIGAYELRHRGVYVPALGQRIHPHYGVFAPTRSEYADLIAGQPLPTTGTAFDVGTGTGLLAAILSRRGIRHVVATDNNPRAITCARDNLRRLQMNATVLETDLFPPGRADLVVCNPPWIPATPITPLDHAVYDEDGRMLRTFLNTVRDHLEPGGEVWLILSDLAELLGLRSRGELLELVRGGGLEVVGRADITPRHRRARAETTSLWQLRPATTPAAAGLHRATE comes from the coding sequence TTGGACGACGTCATCACGGTCGACGACACCTTCTCCGCGGACCGGGCACTGCGCCTGATCGGCCGCGGTTCGGCACTTCATTGGACGGGAGATTTCCACAACGCCAAACAACTGCTGGCCGCCCTCGGCCGCCGAGTCCCGGTCCGCCGCGACGGCCCCTTTCACACCCAGCGCCGCCGCCAGGCCGAGCGGGCCCGCATCCTCAACTCACTGCACGTCCCGATGCACGACCACACCATCACACTGCGCCGCGCGCCGGACGTCCGAGCGGCATACGAGGAAGCCTTCGGCCCGCAGGGCAAGGAGGGACCGGGCGAGGAGCGCCCGCACGGCGACCGGCCTGGCCGGGAGCGGACGCCGGCCGCCGGGCCTCGCTGGGTGCCGTTGCGGGAGTTGCTGGGGGTGATCGGCGCGTACGAGCTCCGGCACCGCGGGGTGTACGTCCCCGCGCTCGGTCAGCGGATCCATCCGCACTACGGCGTCTTCGCCCCGACCAGATCGGAGTACGCCGACCTCATCGCCGGCCAGCCCTTGCCGACAACCGGCACCGCCTTCGACGTCGGCACCGGTACCGGGCTCCTCGCGGCGATCCTGTCCCGGCGGGGAATCCGGCATGTAGTTGCCACCGACAACAACCCGCGCGCGATCACCTGCGCCCGCGACAACCTGCGACGCCTGCAGATGAACGCAACCGTCCTCGAGACCGACCTCTTCCCACCGGGGCGCGCCGACCTCGTCGTCTGCAACCCACCGTGGATCCCCGCAACACCAATCACACCGCTCGACCACGCCGTGTACGACGAGGACGGCCGGATGCTCCGCACCTTCCTGAACACCGTCCGCGACCACCTCGAACCGGGCGGCGAGGTGTGGCTGATCCTGTCCGACCTGGCCGAGCTACTGGGGCTGCGGTCCCGGGGCGAGCTACTGGAGTTGGTTCGGGGCGGCGGGCTGGAGGTGGTGGGCCGCGCCGACATCACGCCCCGGCACCGCCGGGCGCGGGCGGAGACAACCTCGCTCTGGCAACTGCGCCCGGCAACCACGCCCGCAGCAGCCGGGCTGCACCGGGCGACTGAATAG
- a CDS encoding alpha/beta hydrolase, whose product MQDRYVETVLGRIRLRVDGSGPAMLFWPSLLMDGTLWSAQAAHFADRFQVILVDPPGHGGSAPLTGTFSFEQCADVIVAILDDLGVERAHLIGNSWGGMIGGTFAALHPERIGVAVLMNATASPAGRRQRFEYGVLTRTAQLLGGIRGPLTGPVRDAFLGPTARREKPEVVAKVNDLARRVAVRSGMYAVTSVVPHRPDQRTLLGRIRTPVLVVAGAEDPTFPVAETEEMADSIPGARFVVLEQSAHLAALESPNEVNALIDDFLADNS is encoded by the coding sequence CCGTTCTGGGCCGGATCCGGTTGCGCGTCGACGGATCCGGGCCCGCCATGCTGTTCTGGCCGAGCCTGCTGATGGACGGCACGCTGTGGTCGGCCCAGGCCGCGCACTTCGCGGACCGCTTCCAGGTGATCCTGGTCGATCCGCCGGGCCACGGCGGCAGCGCCCCGCTGACCGGGACGTTCAGCTTCGAGCAGTGCGCGGACGTGATCGTCGCGATCCTCGACGACCTCGGCGTCGAGCGGGCGCATCTGATCGGCAACAGCTGGGGCGGGATGATCGGCGGCACGTTCGCGGCACTGCACCCGGAACGGATCGGCGTCGCCGTGCTGATGAACGCGACCGCGTCCCCGGCCGGCCGCCGGCAGCGGTTCGAGTACGGCGTGCTCACCCGGACGGCGCAGCTCCTCGGCGGGATCCGCGGACCGCTCACCGGCCCGGTGCGCGACGCGTTCCTCGGCCCGACCGCGCGCCGCGAGAAACCCGAGGTCGTTGCCAAGGTCAACGACCTCGCGCGCCGGGTGGCCGTCCGGTCCGGCATGTACGCCGTGACGAGCGTCGTCCCGCACCGCCCGGACCAGCGCACGTTGCTCGGCCGGATCCGGACACCGGTCCTGGTGGTCGCAGGCGCCGAGGACCCGACGTTCCCGGTCGCCGAGACCGAGGAGATGGCCGACTCGATCCCCGGCGCGCGGTTCGTCGTCCTCGAGCAGTCGGCCCACCTCGCGGCGCTGGAATCACCGAACGAGGTCAACGCCCTGATCGACGACTTCCTCGCCGACAACAGCTGA
- a CDS encoding ribonuclease Z, with protein MRELVVLGTGSQVPSRERTQNGYFLRWDDEGFLFDPGEGTQRQLIFAGVAAGAITRLCVTHFHGDHCLGVPGVVQRLSLDDVPHPVRAHYPASGQEYFRRLRYAASFYERAELLEEPVEEDGLLSVGSFGQLWARRLEHPIESFGYQLIEPDGRRMLPDKLAAYGVTGPAVGQLQRAGSLEVDGRTVRVEDVSEVRPGQRFAFVMDTRLCENVLRLADGADLLVIESTYLSAESELARRFGHLTARQAARVAAECGVRKLVLTHFSQRYLEPERFHEEAAAEFSGEIVVATDLSRTLVPSRR; from the coding sequence TTGCGTGAGCTCGTCGTTCTCGGGACCGGCAGCCAGGTGCCGTCCCGGGAACGCACGCAGAACGGGTACTTCCTGCGCTGGGACGACGAGGGATTCCTGTTCGACCCGGGTGAAGGCACGCAGCGGCAGCTGATCTTCGCGGGGGTCGCGGCCGGGGCGATCACGCGGCTGTGCGTGACGCATTTCCACGGCGACCACTGCCTCGGCGTACCGGGTGTCGTGCAGCGGCTGTCGCTGGACGACGTACCGCATCCGGTGCGGGCGCACTACCCGGCGTCCGGGCAGGAGTACTTCAGGCGCCTGCGGTACGCCGCGTCGTTCTACGAGCGGGCCGAGCTGCTCGAGGAGCCGGTCGAGGAGGACGGGCTGCTGTCGGTCGGGTCGTTCGGGCAGCTGTGGGCGCGGCGGCTGGAGCATCCGATCGAGTCGTTCGGCTACCAGCTGATCGAGCCGGACGGCCGCCGGATGCTGCCGGACAAGCTCGCGGCGTACGGCGTGACAGGACCGGCGGTCGGTCAGCTCCAGCGCGCCGGGTCGCTCGAGGTCGACGGCCGGACCGTGCGCGTCGAGGACGTCAGCGAGGTCCGGCCCGGCCAGCGGTTCGCGTTCGTGATGGACACCCGGCTGTGCGAGAACGTCCTGCGGCTGGCCGACGGCGCCGACCTGCTCGTGATCGAGTCGACGTACCTGTCGGCGGAGTCGGAGCTGGCGCGCCGGTTCGGGCACCTCACCGCCCGCCAGGCCGCCCGGGTCGCCGCGGAGTGCGGCGTCCGCAAGCTCGTCCTCACGCACTTCTCCCAGCGGTACCTGGAACCCGAACGCTTCCACGAGGAAGCCGCCGCCGAGTTCTCCGGCGAGATCGTGGTCGCCACCGACCTGAGCCGAACCCTGGTGCCGTCGCGCCGTTAG
- a CDS encoding glycine--tRNA ligase: MRFAVLTMQDALLALTKYWTDRGCMIVQPFNTEVGAGTLNPATILRVLGPEPWRVAYVEPSVRPDDSRYGENPNRLQTHTQFQVVLKPDPGNPQELFLDSLTALGIDIDAHDVRFVEDNWANPATGSWGLGWEVWLDGLEITQFTYFQQAGGMTLDPVSVEITYGIERIMMALQGVSHFKDIAYAPEISYGEAFGQAEYEMSRYYLDDADVESQKRLFEEYANEARRMLDARLPVPAHIQVLRCSHTFNVLDARGAVSTTERAKAFGRMRTLAREVAQLWAERRTELEHPLGLAQLPEAAPAPSEFPKITGTRQLTFEIGTEEMPPSEVTKTAAAVQAALEEKLAATRLGHGKITTYATPRRVVAFVAEVQAGEPDAERVVRGPRKSAAYDADGNVTKAAAGFARGQGVDAGELHDLDVDGVEYVAVTKPDPGRGAAEVLSGVLSEIVSGLRSDKNMRWNDAKLSFTRPIRWLVALLGDEIVPVSVSSLAAGRTTRVHRTAAQPKVEIAAAEGYLDLLRIHGIEADPARRRAQIVEAAAELSKSVGGTVDVEAEAALVDQIVNLIEEPTPILGGFAAEYLDLPGEILTTVMRKHQRYLPVRDGDGKLLPHFVAVANGSVDEDVVRAGNEAVLRARYEDAAFFWRADLDTPLESMKSELEKLAFEERLGSMADRAGRIGRIALALAATVDLDGEDLTTLRRAAELAKFDLGSQMVVELTSLAGTMAREYAKRAGETEAVAQALYDMELPRSAGDPVPSTTPGALLALADRFDLLAGLFGVGAKPTGSSDPFALRRAAAGVVAILREHPSLRAITLPVGLQAAADEIGAQGIDVPADSLDEVAEFTVRRYEQQLLDRGDDHLQVAAVLPLATAPAAADETLKTLQGLVGNSDFADLVAVLQRVRRIVPEGTEAEYDASKFTEPAEVVLHEAVQKIGQAPTGLGDFVTTATVLIEPVNAFFDEILVMAKEPELRAARLGLLATISKLAAPVLDWQALGTSLSPAE; encoded by the coding sequence ATGAGGTTCGCTGTGCTCACCATGCAGGACGCGCTGCTCGCGCTGACGAAGTACTGGACCGATCGGGGCTGCATGATCGTGCAGCCGTTCAACACCGAGGTCGGTGCCGGGACGCTGAACCCGGCGACCATCCTGCGGGTGCTCGGTCCCGAGCCGTGGCGGGTGGCGTACGTCGAGCCGAGTGTCCGGCCGGACGACAGCCGCTACGGCGAGAACCCGAACCGGCTGCAGACCCACACCCAGTTCCAGGTGGTGCTCAAGCCGGACCCGGGCAACCCGCAGGAGCTGTTCCTGGACAGCCTGACCGCGCTCGGGATCGACATCGACGCGCACGACGTCCGGTTCGTCGAGGACAACTGGGCGAACCCGGCGACCGGCTCCTGGGGGCTCGGCTGGGAGGTCTGGCTGGACGGCCTGGAGATCACCCAGTTCACGTACTTCCAGCAGGCCGGCGGGATGACGCTGGACCCGGTGTCGGTGGAGATCACCTACGGCATCGAGCGGATCATGATGGCGCTGCAGGGCGTCTCGCACTTCAAGGACATCGCCTACGCCCCGGAGATCTCGTACGGCGAGGCGTTCGGCCAGGCGGAGTACGAGATGAGCCGCTACTACCTCGACGACGCCGACGTGGAGTCGCAGAAGCGGCTGTTCGAGGAGTACGCGAACGAGGCCCGCCGGATGCTCGACGCCCGGCTCCCGGTGCCGGCGCACATCCAGGTGCTGCGCTGCTCGCACACCTTCAACGTCCTCGACGCCCGCGGCGCCGTGAGTACGACGGAACGCGCCAAGGCGTTCGGCCGGATGCGCACGCTGGCCCGCGAGGTCGCGCAGCTCTGGGCGGAACGCCGTACCGAGCTGGAGCACCCGCTGGGGCTGGCGCAGCTGCCCGAGGCGGCACCGGCGCCGTCCGAGTTCCCGAAGATCACCGGGACCCGGCAGCTGACGTTCGAGATCGGCACCGAGGAGATGCCGCCGTCGGAGGTCACCAAGACCGCCGCCGCGGTCCAGGCCGCTCTCGAGGAGAAGCTGGCCGCGACCCGGCTCGGGCACGGCAAGATCACCACCTACGCGACGCCGCGCCGGGTCGTGGCGTTCGTCGCCGAGGTGCAGGCCGGTGAGCCGGACGCCGAGCGCGTGGTCCGCGGCCCGCGGAAGTCGGCCGCGTACGACGCCGACGGCAACGTCACGAAGGCGGCCGCCGGGTTCGCGCGCGGTCAGGGCGTGGACGCCGGCGAGCTGCACGACCTGGACGTGGACGGCGTCGAGTACGTCGCGGTCACGAAGCCCGACCCGGGACGCGGCGCGGCCGAGGTGCTGAGCGGCGTGCTGAGCGAGATCGTCAGCGGCCTGCGCTCCGACAAGAACATGCGGTGGAACGACGCGAAGCTGTCGTTCACCCGTCCGATCCGCTGGCTGGTCGCGCTGCTCGGAGACGAGATCGTGCCGGTGTCCGTGTCTTCGCTGGCGGCCGGTCGGACCACCCGCGTGCACCGGACCGCCGCACAGCCGAAGGTCGAGATCGCCGCGGCCGAGGGCTACCTGGACCTGCTCCGGATCCACGGCATCGAGGCCGACCCGGCCCGCCGGCGGGCGCAGATCGTCGAGGCGGCGGCGGAGCTCTCGAAGAGCGTCGGCGGCACCGTCGACGTCGAGGCCGAGGCCGCGCTGGTCGACCAGATCGTCAACCTGATCGAGGAGCCGACCCCGATCCTCGGCGGGTTCGCGGCCGAGTACCTGGACCTGCCGGGCGAGATCCTCACCACCGTGATGCGCAAGCACCAGCGCTACCTGCCGGTCCGTGACGGCGACGGCAAGCTGCTGCCGCACTTCGTTGCCGTGGCCAATGGTTCGGTCGACGAGGACGTGGTCCGCGCCGGGAACGAGGCGGTCCTGCGGGCCCGCTACGAGGACGCCGCGTTCTTCTGGCGGGCCGACCTGGACACGCCGCTGGAGTCGATGAAGAGCGAGCTGGAGAAGCTGGCCTTCGAGGAGCGGCTCGGCTCGATGGCCGACCGCGCGGGCCGGATCGGCCGGATCGCCCTCGCCCTCGCGGCGACGGTGGACCTGGACGGCGAGGACCTGACCACGCTGCGCCGGGCCGCCGAGCTGGCGAAGTTCGACCTCGGCTCGCAGATGGTGGTCGAGCTGACCAGCCTGGCCGGCACGATGGCCCGCGAGTACGCGAAGCGGGCGGGGGAGACCGAGGCGGTCGCCCAGGCGCTGTACGACATGGAGCTGCCGCGCTCGGCCGGTGACCCGGTCCCGTCGACGACTCCGGGCGCGCTGCTCGCGCTCGCCGACCGGTTCGACCTGCTGGCCGGCCTGTTCGGTGTCGGCGCGAAGCCGACGGGCAGCTCGGACCCGTTCGCGCTGCGCCGCGCCGCGGCCGGGGTGGTCGCGATCCTCCGCGAGCACCCGTCGCTGCGGGCGATCACGCTGCCGGTCGGGCTCCAGGCGGCGGCCGACGAGATCGGTGCCCAGGGCATCGACGTACCGGCGGACTCGCTCGACGAGGTCGCCGAGTTCACCGTACGGCGGTACGAGCAGCAGCTGCTCGACCGCGGCGACGACCACCTCCAGGTCGCTGCCGTGTTGCCGCTGGCAACTGCTCCGGCGGCCGCGGACGAGACGCTGAAAACCCTGCAGGGACTGGTCGGCAACAGCGACTTCGCCGACCTGGTCGCGGTCCTGCAGCGCGTCCGCCGGATCGTCCCGGAAGGCACCGAGGCGGAGTACGACGCGAGCAAGTTCACCGAGCCGGCCGAGGTCGTGCTGCACGAGGCGGTGCAGAAGATCGGGCAGGCGCCGACCGGGCTCGGCGATTTCGTCACGACCGCGACCGTGCTGATCGAGCCGGTGAACGCGTTCTTCGACGAGATCCTGGTGATGGCGAAGGAGCCGGAGCTCCGCGCGGCCCGGCTCGGCCTGCTCGCCACGATCAGCAAGCTGGCCGCACCGGTCCTCGACTGGCAGGCGCTCGGCACCAGCCTGAGCCCCGCCGAATGA
- a CDS encoding alpha/beta hydrolase yields MFTVASKDGTTIAYDRRGSGPALVLVDGALCSRAQGPLPELAEALADRFTVYNYDRRGRGDSGDAPEYAVERELEDLAAIIEAAGGSAYVYGTSSGAALALRAAAAGLPIEKLVAFEPPYVVDDSRRQIPRSWVADLQALEPGDAIKYFFTKGIGLPGIVVTMMRLMPAWKQMKAIAHTLPYDARMLGGNCFGDPMDAAQWASIEQPVLVVNGGKSPGWMKTSTRALAAAVPGARHAEVPGQNHVVRASAIAPVIADWCE; encoded by the coding sequence ATGTTCACGGTCGCTTCGAAGGACGGCACCACCATCGCCTACGACCGGCGCGGCAGCGGCCCGGCGCTGGTCCTCGTGGACGGCGCGCTGTGCTCCCGCGCACAGGGCCCGCTGCCCGAGCTCGCCGAGGCGCTCGCGGACCGGTTCACCGTCTACAACTACGACCGGCGCGGCCGCGGCGACTCCGGCGACGCGCCCGAGTACGCGGTGGAGCGCGAACTCGAGGACCTGGCCGCGATCATCGAGGCGGCCGGCGGATCGGCGTACGTCTACGGCACGTCGTCAGGCGCCGCGCTGGCGTTGCGGGCCGCGGCGGCCGGGCTGCCGATCGAGAAGCTGGTCGCGTTCGAGCCGCCGTACGTCGTCGACGACAGCCGCAGGCAGATCCCGCGGAGCTGGGTCGCGGACCTGCAGGCGCTGGAGCCGGGCGACGCGATCAAGTACTTCTTCACCAAGGGCATCGGGCTGCCCGGGATCGTGGTCACGATGATGCGGCTGATGCCGGCCTGGAAGCAGATGAAGGCGATCGCGCACACGCTGCCGTACGACGCCCGGATGCTCGGCGGGAACTGCTTCGGCGACCCGATGGACGCGGCCCAGTGGGCGTCGATCGAGCAGCCGGTGCTGGTCGTGAACGGCGGCAAGAGCCCAGGCTGGATGAAGACGTCGACCCGGGCGCTCGCGGCGGCGGTCCCGGGCGCGCGGCACGCTGAGGTACCGGGGCAGAACCACGTGGTCAGGGCCAGCGCGATTGCTCCGGTGATCGCGGACTGGTGCGAATGA
- a CDS encoding RNA polymerase sigma factor, protein MTVTEAHGAVDAVWRIESARIIAGLARIVRDVGLAEELAQDALVAALEQWPESGVPNNPGAWLMAIAKRRAIDLIRRKETYQRKLAEMGHELEIDGDSVEDDVEAILEDHIEDDLLRLVFTACHPVLTMDARVTLTLKLLGGLKTDEIARAFLAPEPTIAQRIVRAKRNLAKAGVEFEVPSGPDLLDRLQSVLEVVYLIYNEGYSATAGDDWMRPALCNEAMRLGRLLVELMPAESEVLGLLALMELQSSRANARIGPDGEPVLLLDQDRRRWDRLLIRRGLEGIDRAWALEKPPGPYLLQAAIAACHARAADPEDTDWARIAGLYAVLAQVAPSPVVELNQAVAISMAFGPERGLQAVDLLADDPSLKDYHLLPSVRGDLLFKLGRLDEARAEFEKAAALTRNERERKLLLERAAAC, encoded by the coding sequence GTGACGGTTACGGAGGCGCACGGGGCGGTCGACGCGGTCTGGCGGATCGAGTCGGCGCGGATCATCGCGGGCCTGGCGCGGATCGTGCGGGACGTCGGGCTGGCCGAGGAGCTGGCGCAGGACGCGCTGGTCGCGGCGCTGGAGCAGTGGCCGGAGTCCGGCGTACCGAACAACCCCGGCGCCTGGCTGATGGCGATCGCCAAGCGCCGGGCGATCGACCTGATCCGGCGCAAGGAGACGTACCAGCGCAAGCTCGCCGAGATGGGCCACGAGCTCGAGATCGACGGCGACAGTGTGGAGGACGACGTCGAGGCGATCCTCGAGGACCACATCGAGGACGACCTGCTCCGCCTGGTGTTCACCGCCTGCCACCCGGTGCTCACGATGGACGCCCGCGTGACGCTCACGCTCAAGCTGCTCGGCGGCCTCAAGACCGACGAGATCGCCCGCGCGTTCCTCGCCCCGGAGCCGACGATCGCGCAGCGTATCGTCCGCGCCAAACGCAACCTGGCCAAGGCCGGCGTCGAGTTCGAGGTCCCGTCCGGCCCCGACCTGCTGGACCGGCTCCAGTCCGTCCTCGAGGTCGTCTACCTCATCTACAACGAGGGGTACTCCGCGACAGCCGGCGACGACTGGATGCGCCCGGCGCTGTGCAACGAGGCGATGCGCCTCGGCCGGCTGCTCGTGGAGCTGATGCCGGCCGAATCCGAAGTACTCGGTCTGCTCGCCCTGATGGAGCTGCAGTCGTCCCGGGCGAACGCGCGGATCGGCCCGGACGGCGAGCCGGTACTGCTGCTCGACCAGGACCGGCGGCGCTGGGACCGGCTGCTGATCCGCCGCGGCCTCGAGGGCATCGACCGCGCGTGGGCCCTGGAGAAGCCGCCCGGCCCGTACCTGCTGCAGGCCGCGATCGCCGCCTGCCACGCCCGCGCCGCCGACCCCGAGGACACCGACTGGGCCCGGATCGCCGGGCTGTACGCCGTACTCGCCCAGGTCGCGCCGTCGCCGGTCGTCGAGCTGAACCAGGCCGTCGCGATTTCGATGGCGTTCGGCCCGGAACGCGGGCTGCAGGCGGTCGACCTGCTCGCGGACGACCCGTCCCTGAAGGACTACCACCTGCTGCCGAGCGTCCGCGGCGACCTGCTGTTCAAGCTCGGCCGCCTGGACGAGGCCCGGGCGGAGTTCGAGAAGGCGGCAGCGCTCACCCGCAACGAACGGGAACGCAAGCTCCTCCTGGAGCGCGCCGCCGCCTGCTGA
- a CDS encoding phage holin family protein: MTTRPEMVRREAGLNGELQHRMDGQNVGALVSQVTTDLSRLVRDEMQLAKAELKEKGKEAGVGAGLFGGSGALALYGLGVLIAAAVLGLATALPAWLSALIVAAVLFLIAGVAALLGKRHVTRATPPVPQRAVDGVHEDLEALKGHQPEGKSTR; this comes from the coding sequence ATGACGACACGTCCGGAGATGGTCCGGCGGGAGGCCGGGCTCAACGGCGAGCTGCAGCACCGGATGGACGGTCAGAACGTGGGTGCGCTCGTGAGCCAGGTGACCACCGACCTCAGTCGGCTGGTCCGGGACGAGATGCAGCTGGCGAAGGCCGAGCTGAAGGAGAAGGGCAAGGAGGCGGGAGTCGGCGCCGGGCTGTTCGGCGGCTCCGGGGCGCTCGCGCTGTACGGCCTCGGCGTGCTGATCGCCGCGGCGGTGCTCGGACTCGCGACCGCGTTGCCGGCCTGGTTGTCCGCGCTGATCGTCGCCGCGGTCCTGTTCCTGATCGCGGGTGTCGCCGCGCTGCTCGGCAAGCGGCACGTCACCCGTGCCACTCCGCCCGTTCCGCAACGTGCCGTCGACGGCGTGCACGAGGACCTGGAAGCCCTCAAGGGACACCAGCCGGAAGGAAAGAGCACTCGATGA
- a CDS encoding DUF3618 domain-containing protein encodes MTTIKNAAHREPMTERETLREDLEYTRQHLADTVQELSRRLNVPHRMKETAGSAGHRVSGAAGQAGQKLKEVPGAMKQLPAMSRRHPKAMAAVGGAVALGAAALMVRKHK; translated from the coding sequence ATGACCACGATCAAGAACGCCGCGCACCGGGAACCGATGACGGAGCGCGAGACGCTCCGCGAGGATCTCGAGTACACCAGGCAGCACCTCGCCGACACCGTCCAGGAGCTCAGCCGGCGGCTGAACGTGCCGCACCGGATGAAGGAGACCGCGGGCAGCGCCGGGCACCGCGTCTCGGGCGCCGCCGGTCAGGCCGGCCAGAAGCTGAAGGAAGTCCCCGGTGCGATGAAACAGCTGCCCGCGATGAGCAGGCGGCACCCGAAGGCGATGGCGGCCGTGGGCGGCGCCGTGGCCCTCGGCGCCGCGGCCCTCATGGTCCGCAAGCACAAGTAG